The proteins below come from a single Salvelinus fontinalis isolate EN_2023a unplaced genomic scaffold, ASM2944872v1 scaffold_0132, whole genome shotgun sequence genomic window:
- the LOC129843417 gene encoding NLR family CARD domain-containing protein 3-like: protein MHVMKKMNQKKLADTLEKNSDELAVICQRELKSNLKKKFQCVFEGIAKQGNPTLLNKIYTELYITEGGTGEVNNEHELRQIETTTRKQARPETAIKCNDIFKPLTGQDKPIRTVLTKGVAGIGKTVSVQKFILDWAEGKANQDVQFVFSFPFRELNLMKEDKHTLIELLNHFSMETKQSRISNYNKYKVLFIFDGLDECRLPLDFQKNKICWDVTESTSVDVLLTNLIKGNLLPSALLWITTRPAAANKIPSGCVDQVTEVRGFNDPQKEEYFRKRFSDEDLASRIISHIKTSRSLHIMCHIPVFCWISATVLEHMLKHKREEMPKTLTEMYTHLVVFHTKQKNEKYLGKEETGPHWNKESILSLGKLAFQQLVKGNLIFYEEDLKEAGIDVNEASVYSGLCTQLFKEECGLYQDKVYCFVHLSIQEFLAAVYVFLSFINNNENLLDKLQTKSSIFSLLFRDKSAVTFYKSAVDKALQSETGNLDLFLRFLLGLSLESNQKHLRGLLTKTRSSSQSHEETVKYIKEKIGENLSPERSINLFHCLNELNDHSLVEEIQSYLRSGSLSEDKLSPAQWSALVFVLLTSEKELDVFDLKKYSRSEEGLLRLLPVVKASRAALLSGCGVTEEGCAFLVSALTSNPSHLRELDLSNNDLKDSGVKLLSAGLGNPHCKLETLRLSDCLVTEEGCASLVSALTSNPSHLRELDLSNNDLKDSGVKLLSAVLGNPHCKLETLRLSGCLVTEEGCASLVSALRSNPSHLRELDLSYNHPGDSGVRLLSTGLEDPHCRLEKLNVEHGGENRMKPGLRKYVCDLTLDLNTVNRHLSLSEENRKVTCRREKQPYPDHPERFEGWGQVLCREGLTGRCYWEVEWSGRGADIGVTYKGISRRGMVNDFQSSRRDLYPAVCP, encoded by the exons ATGCACGTAATGAAGAAAATGAACCAGAAGAAgcttgctgacacactggagaaaa ATTCAGATGAGCTTGCTGTGATTTGCcaacgtgaactcaaatctaatctaaagaagaagtttcaatgtgtatttgaggggatcgctaaacaaggaaacccaacacttctcaataagatctacacagagctctacatcacagagggtggaacaggagaggtcaataatgaacatgagctgagacagattgagacaacaaccaggaaacaagcaagaccagagactgcaatcaaatgtaacgacatcttcaaacccttaactggacaagacaaacctatcagaactgtgctgacaaagggagtcgctggcattggaaaaacagtctctgtgcagaagttcattctggactgggctgaaggaaaagcaaatcaggatgtccaatttgtattttcattcccttttcgggagctgaatttgatgaaagaggacaaacACACTTTGATTGAGCTTCTCAATCACTTCTCAATGGAAACCAAACAATCAAGAATCTCCAACTACAACAagtacaaagttctgttcatctttgatggtctggatgagtgccgactgcccctagacttccagaagaacaagatctgttgggacgtcacagagtcaacctcagtggatgttctgctgacaaatctcatcaagggaaatctgcttccctctgctctcctttggataactacccgacctgcagcagccaataagatcccttcagggtgtgttgaccaggtgacagaggtacgagggttcaatgacccacagaaggaggagtacttcaggaagagattcagtgatgaggacctggccagcagaatcatctcacacataaagacatcaaggagcctccacatcatgtgccacattccagtcttctgttggatttctgcaacagtccttgaacacatgttgaaacataagagagaagagatgcccaagactctgactgagatgtacacacaccttgtggtgtttcataccaaacagaagaatgaaaagtatcttgggaaagaagagacaggtccacactggaataaagagagcattctgtcactgggaaaactggcttttcaacagcttgtgaagggcaatctgattttctatgaagaagacctgaaggaggctggcattgatgtcaatgaagcctcagtgtactcaggattgtgcacacagctctttaaagaggaatgtgggctgtaccaggacaaggtgtactgctttgtgcatctgagcattcaggagtttctggctgctgtatatgtgttcctctcattcatcaacaaTAATGAGAATCTATTGGACAAACTGCAAACAAAGTCCAGTATCTTTTCTTTGCTGTTTAGAGACAAGTCTGCAGTTACTTTCTAcaagagtgctgtggataaagccttacaaagtgagacaggaaacctggaccttttcctccgcttccttctgggcctctcactggagtccaatcagaagcacttacGAGGCCTACTGACAAAGACAAGAAGCAGCTCACAGAGCCATGAAGAAACAGTGAAGTACATCAAGGAGAAGATCGGGGAGAATCTCTCTCCAGAGAGgagcatcaatctgttccactgtctgaatgaactgaatgaccattctctagtggaggagatccaaagcTACCTGAGATCAGGAAGTCTCTCAGAAGACAAACTgtcacctgcacagtggtcagctctggtctttgtgttgctgacttcagaaaaggagctggatgtgtttgacctgaagaaatactccagatcagaggaaggtcttctgaggctgcttccagtggtcaaagcctccagagcTGCTCT gctgtcaggctgtggagtcacagaggaaggctgtgcttttctggtctcagctctgacgtcaaacccctcacacctgagagagctggacctgagtaacaatgacctgaaggattcaggagtgaagctgctctctgctggactggggaatccccactgtaaactggagactctgag gctgtcagactgtctagtcacagaggaaggctgtgcttctctggtctcagctctgacgtcaaacccctcacacctgagagagctggatctgagtaacaatgacctgaaggattcaggagtgaagctgctctctgctgtactggggaatccccactgtaaactggagactctgag gctgtcaggctgtctagtcacagaggaaggctgtgcttctctggtctcagctctgaggtcaaacccctcacacctcagagagctggacctgagctacaatcacccaggagactcaggagtcagactgctctctactggactggaggatccacactgcagactggagaaactcaa tgtggaacatggtggagagaacagaatgaaacctgggcttagaaaat atgtctgtgatctcacactggacctaaacacagtaaacagacacctctctctgtctgaggagaacagaaaggtgacatgtaggagagagaagcagccgtatcctgatcacccagagagatttgaggGCTGGGgacaggtgctgtgtagagagggtctgactgggcgctgttactgggaAGTAGAGTGGAGTGGAAGAGGGGCTGatataggagtgacatataaaggaatcagcaggaGAGGAATGGTTAATGACT tccaatcaagcaggagagacctGTACCCAGcggtgtgtccatga